CTCGTAGTACATGCGTAATAGCCATGTAATGATCATCCACAGCTACTGCGAAGTTATAGGTAGGCATACCGTCTTTCTTCTGGATAACCCAGTCACCTGAAATAGATTGAGACTCAAAGCGAATAGGTCCTTTAACCATATCATTAAATTCATAAACCGTGTTTTCTGGAACCCGGAAACGAATAGCTGGAACCCGTCCTTCCGCTTCAAAAGCAGCTTGTTCCTCTTCGGTTAAATGAGCGTGTTGTCCACCATAATGAGGCATTTCACCGCGTGCTCTTTGTGCTTCCCGCTCTGCTTCTAATTCTTCCTCTGTCATATAGCACTTATATGCTTTATCTTCAGCTAAAAGTTGCTCGATTAATGGCCGATAAATATCCAGCCGTTCAGATTGACGATAAGGACCATATTCCCCCGGATTAACCGCTGACTCATCCCAGTCAATACCTAACCAACTTAAATTCTCTAATTGACTCGCTTCCCCATGAGCTAAATTACGCTTCGTATCCGTATCTTCTGTACGAATTACAAAATCTCCATCATTATGTCTAGCAAATAAATAGTTAAATAAAGCAGTCCGAGCATTCCCAATGTGTAGCTCTCCTGTTGGACTCGGTGCATATCTTACGCGAATTTTATCACTCATATTCAAACTCCTTTTCTCATTGTCTCGTTTATTATAAGCTTATCCATCCTTGTTTACAAATTGATCTTAGATGTTTTAAATAGGCTTAGCAAAAATCATCCGTCCCGCTGCCGTCTGTAAGGCACTCGTTACTATCACAGAAATCTCTTCATTCATATAATTCTGACCGTCTTCAACTACAATCATCGTGCCATCATCCAAATAAGCTACACCTTGCTTGCGTTCTGTTCCGGCCTTAATAATAAATACTGATAGTTCCTCACCGGGTATTAGAATAGGTTTGAGAGCATTCGCCAATTCATTAATATTAAAGACAGTAATATTCTGGAATTCACACACTTTATTTAAATTATAATCATTCGTTACGACAACCGCATCAATCATCTTAGCCAGACGAACCAATTTGCTATCCACATCGGTCAAATCATCAAAGTCACCTTCATAAGACTCAAGAGATACGTTCGCATCACTTTGTAATTCATTGAGAATATCTAACCCACGTCGACCCTTAGCCCGTTTAAGATTATCAGAAGAGTCCGCAATCAATTGTAATTCATGCAGAACAAAATTAGGGATTAATAACGTGCCTTCAATAAAGTTTGTTCGCACAATATCAACAATCCGCCCATCAATAATCACGCTGGTATCTAAAAGTTTATAAGGTTGGAAATTTTCATGCGGTGTATTGACAGGTTCCTGAGGCAATTCTACCTCTTCTTTTATAGGCTGCACATCTTCTGCTTTATTTTTTTCACCCTGGCGTAATAGTTTCCAATTCTCAAAAGAATCGATAATTTCTTCTTCTCGACTTCTTACCGTTTGATAACCAACAAGTGCTAAAACAATCGAAGAAACCACTGGTAAAGTCGTAGATAGAAAAGGGATATTCAAAGCTGTAAAAGGTAATGAAACTAAGTAACCAATCACTAAACCAATTAATGTGCCAATAGTATGAATAACCAAACTAAGTGGTCTTTGCCGATTAATCCAATCAATTAACCGTGAAATCGTTCGTTCGATAATTGGTGCAATCAGAAGTCCCAATAGAATAAAAATAAAACCAAATATAACTGCATTAATCAAGGGATTACCCAGGAATTGATTGCTCACATCCATGCTCATCCAAATAGCTGGACCTACTGTAATACCGAAACTCAAGCCGATAATGCCACTCAATAACGTAATAATTTTGCGATACATTTATTTCACCTCCATCTAAGTCGGAAAGACAATGGAAATAGCCTGTCGAACCGTTCGCACAGGAATAATTTCAATAGCTAAATCAATATCTAAGTCTTCATAGTTCGTTTGTGGTATAAAAACTCGTTTAAAGCCTAATTTATGTGCTTCTTTTATTCTTTCCTTCACCTGACTAACCCGGCGAACTTCTCCGGTTAAGCCAATTTCGCCAATAAAACAATCTTTAATATCAATAGCCTTCTCCCAATAACTCGATGCAATACTTACAGCAATCGCCAAATCAATCGCTGGTTCGTTCAAACGAACGCCCCCAGTGGTTTTAAAGAAAGCATCTTGATTTTGGACTAAGAGTCCACAATGCTTTTCCATAACTGCCAACATCAGGTTCACTCGTTGGTAATCAATGCCACTGACTGTTCGTCTAGCGTTTCCGAATACGGTCGGCGTCATTAAAGATTGAATCTCGGCTAACATAACCCGGGTTCCTTCAAGCGATGGTATAACAGCTGAGCCTGTGGCACCCGGAATTCGCTCTTCAAGAAATAATTGCGAAGGATTCGCTACTTCTTGTAGGCCCGTATCCTGCATCTCAAATACACCCATCTCATGTGTAGAACCAAAACGATTTTTCACCGCTCTTAAGATACGGAAGCGATTAAATTCCTCTCCTTCAAAGTAGAGCACTGTATCTACCATATGCTCTAACATCCGAGGTCCTGCAATATTTCCTTCCTTGGTTACATGGCCTACGATGAAGATAGCAATATGATTTTCTTTAGCAATGCGCATTAAAGTCGCAGTAGCTTCGCGGACTTGCGCTACGCTTCCAGCCACACCATTATGTTCTGGGACTTGCATGGTTTGGATGGAATCAATCACAACAAAATCAGGAGCAAGTCTTTGTATTTCCTGGGCAATAATCGTTAAATCAGTCTCAGACATTAAGTAAAATTCATCGTTGGTCACGTCTAAGCGTTCAGCTCTAAGCTTAATTTGCGAAAGACTTTCCTCACCAGAAACATAGAGAATATTCTCCTTGTTATTAGCTAGTTGAATCGAAATTTGTAAGAGCAAGGTTGACTTACCAATACCAGGATCTCCTCCAATCAGTACCAATGACCCTGGAACAATACCACCACCTAAAACGCGGTCAAATTCCTGGGACTGAGTTTTGATTCGATTCTCCTGACTCGCTTGAATATCTTTTAAGGTATAGGCTCCAGGCGCTGTCTCATTCTTAGCAATACTAACCTGAATTGCTGGCTTGTTTGATGGCGCAACTTGTAGTTGCTCTTCCATCTGGTTCCAAGCACCACAATTAGGACATTTGCCCAACCACTTAGGGGATTCATAACCACAGGCCAAACATTCGTAAATCGTTCGTTTCTTGGCCAATTATGCTTCCTCCTGCAGGTGATTATTATCATCGGAAGAACCAAAACCACCACTTCTAACCGCTTGGCCGCCTTCATCGCCATCTATCAGTAAAAACGGAACAAATATTCCCTGAGCAATGCGATCTCCTTTACGAATAGTATAGTCACTTAAACCAAAATTAATTAACTGAACATAAATATGTCCTTCATTGGATGGATTATTATAATAATCTGCATCAATCACACCAAAGCCATTCGGTAACATAAGACGTCGCTTAAGGGGATTGCTGGAGCGATTTACAATTTGCAAATACTCATCTTCTTGCATATAAGCTTTTAAACCAGTCGGCACAAGGGTTGGCTGAAGTATCTCTGCCTCTGTGGCTCTCGATGTGTCCTGGCCGCTCCCATGAATCCATTGTTTCAATTCTAAAGCCACGTGCTTAAAAATTTGCTTATAGAAACTTGGCAATACAACATCTTCTGCCGCGGCAATGTCATAGCCTGCAGCATGTGTGGTCGCTCTTTGAGGTAACTCGATATTTTGCGCTTGATAGGCTTGAATAACTTCAAAGCCGCGTTTTCTCTCTTGACTCACTTTATCATCCCTTCAATTAACTACTGACCTTATCATAGCAAACTTTTACGAATAGGTGGATGATTCTTTTAGATTTTTCACAAAATAAAACAGAATATTCACAATTACTTTATAGCTTTAGTTTTTCTTCCTTTAAGCAAAAATAGATCCCTCTTCAACCATCAAAACGAGACAGTTGAGAAGGGCACTATCTTAAGACAATTGCGTAGGTTATGCTTGGTAATTGTCAACGGCTTCCTGGTTGATCCATACTGAAACAGATCCTGGCCCCACTGGAAACAGACCGTCTCCATTCTCATCGATTTCTACAACTGCATCATTATTTCCCAAATAATCAACAAATTTTTTGCCTGAATTTGCCCGGCCCATATGCATTTGCTTTTCACTCATATCCCCATTGGTCATAATTACGGCTAGACCATTCGGAAATTCATCGTTACCCAAACGGGTCCAACCAATACACTGTGCATCATCGAAATAACGTATTTCTTCTCCATAGGCATGATACTTACGCAAATAAAGCAAACCATCTAATTCATACTGTAAGCCATCAAATGGATGCTCATTCTTCACACCATAATAATCCCCATAAAAAATCGTAGGGTTACCATCTTGTAACAGTAAAATCATCGCATAAGCTAATGGCTTGAACCATGGCTCAACCGACGCTTCCAGTGATTGCCCCCACTGGGTATCATGATTTTCTACAAAGGTAACGGCATTCCAAGGCTGCTCGTTAAGGAGACTTCCATCTAAGATTTTACGCATATCATAACTTCCACCTGCTTTACTCGCCATGAAGAAATTATTATGTAAGGAGACATCTACCAATTTAAATATATAATCCACATCTTGTAAATATCCACCCTCACCATCATAATCGGGATCCCAATATTCACCAAACACATAGAAATCATCTCCGTATTTTTCTTTCACATGTTTAATAAATTGCTCCATAAAATCACGGTCAATGTGTTTGATAGCGTCTAGACGGAAACCTTCAACTTCTGTTTCTTCAATATACCACTCGACCCATTTTAAAGTCTCTTCAACAACCTCTGGCTCACTATAATCCACGTCACAGAACATGAGATAATCATAGTTTCCTTTTTCGTCATCGACTGATTCATTGTCAGCCCAACCATGATTCTCATCCATAATCATAAAGATGCCGGTCTCTTCATTTAATGCATCATAATCAATACCGGAAAAGTGATAATAGTGCCAAGTAAAATCACTATATTTCCCCTTGCGTCCTGGGAAAGTGAAATGAGTCCAGCCCTCAATTTCATAAACATCAGAAATTGGTTGTTGGCGATTATTTGGATCCATCTTCAGGACGGGAAAGCGTTCCTTTTCATCCCCATTAGCTCGGTGATTCAACACCACATCTGCAATCGGTTTGATTCCTTGATCTTTCAAAGCTCGGATTGCTTGTATATACTCATCTTTCGTACCGTATTTAGTCCGAACAGTTCCTTGTTGGTCGAATTCACCCAAATCATATAAGTCATACACCCCATAACCTACATCATTCGTTCCGGTACCTTTAAAAGCCGGAGGCATCCATAGATGGGTTATGCCCAATTCATTCAAATGTTCAGCATCCTCAGCAAGTTGTTGCCAGAGCTTTCCATCATCATCTAAATACCACTCAAAATATTGCATTACTGCCGTATTAAAAGCCATATCACAACCTCTTTTCTTCTTTATAGATAAATTGTACAAAAGAAAATGCACCAAGTGAAATAATTTCACTCGATGCATGAGATTTTAATAGAAATTCCAATATTTCTCTAATTCCCATTGGGTCACTTGTTCTTGATAGGCCTCATATTCAATGGTCTTTTCTTCAATAAAATTCCTTGAAATATGTTCTCCCATCGCTTCGAGAATAACTGGTTCATTCTCAAACTCAAAGATAGCTTCCTTAAGTGTTTCAGGTAAACGGTCAATATGTTCATGGCTACGTTCATCTTGAGTCATATCAAAGATATTTCGTTGTACAGAATGTGGTGGCACAATCTGATCTTCAATACCTTTCAAGCCTGCTGCTAACAAGGCTGCTAGTGCCAAATAAGGATTCGCGGAAGGATCCACACTGCGAACCTCAACCCGTGTTGAGTTACCTCTGGCTGCTGGAATACGCACTAAGGGACTACGATTTTGACCACTCCAAGCAATATATACCGGTGCTTCATAACCGCTAACCAACCGTTTATAGGAATTGACTGTTGGATTGACAATGGCCGTGTAACCTTTAGCGTACTTCAGTAAGCCCCCAATAAAATAATGCGCTATATCCGATAACTGATCATCAGAATTTGGATCATAAAAGGCATTGCCTTCCTCCGTAAATAGAGATACATTGAAATGCATTCCACTTCCTGCGATACCATAAATCGGTTTCGGCATAAAAGTAGCATGCAGATTATGGCGTAAAGCGACTGTCTTAACAATTAACTTGAAAATTTGGATATTATCCGCTGCGGTCAAGGCATCACTATACTTCCAATCAATTTCATGTTGGCCTGGAGCATTCTCGTGATGGCTAGCTTCAATTTCAAAGCCCAATTCTTCTAACTCCAAGACAATGTCACGGCGACATGTTTCGCCTAAGTCGGTCGGCGCCAAATCAAAATATCCTCCATGATCATTCAGATTCATACTTGGATTACCGTTGCTATCTCGTTTAAATAAGAAAAATTCTGGCTCAGGCCCTAAATTGAAAGAAGTAAAACCAAAGTCCTTTAATCGATTCAAGACGCGTTTTAAATTATTACGTGGATCGCCTAGAAAAGACAGATGGTTTTGGTCATCGACGTCACAGATAAGTGAAGCAACACGCCCCCCCTCACCATTCCAGTTATATACCAACCATGTGTCTAAATCAGGTATTAGAAACATATCACTTTCTTCAATTCGCACAAAACCATCAATGGATGACCCATCAAATCCCATTTCACCATCTAAAGCTTTCTCCAATTGTGAACGGGGAATTTCAACATTTTTTACTACTCCAAAGATATCCGTAAACATCAGTCGAATAAATCGTACATCACAGGCTTCCGCATTTTCGATAATTTCTTCTCTACTCCACTTTCTAGGACTCATCGATTTCCCTCCCATATGTTGTATTGCTTTATTATTTTAAAAGCTTTTTATATAATAGCTTATCTGGAACTAATATTCTATAATTTACTGCAAAAAAATATCTATTAATTCACCACAATAAAGTATAATTATATGTGCCAATAAATATTGTTACTTTTTTACAGATAGGTTTCAATCGAAGCTTTTTATTGTTATTTTAAATCAATTCGTTTAAACTGATAAAGTGAATTTTTCTCTACTAAAAGGAGTAAACAAAGTGAAACAGCAGAATAAAAATATATTGTCAGCTACGATAACCCTCGCTATAGCGTTACTGTCCATTTTTTTAATTTTTGCGGTACTGAGAAGCAATCAATCTGAAAATGAGATTCAACAATCTGACTCCAAGACTCTATTGCAGACTGAACCGCCCCCGTCAGAAAGCCGTCAACAGATTACTGGCTTAACTTCTGAAGAGGAGGAGCAAATACATCATAAGATGCGTAATTTTTCACTAAATAATCCTGAAAGCATTCATACTTTACAATCGCTTATCCAACCATATGCAGATGATTTACTCGCCAATCAAGCTTCTGTGCTTAATACTCTTGATATATATAACATTAATGAAGAAGATGTGAGTCAACATATTCTCCCTGATTATCCAGCCCAGTATATGAACCTAAGCCCCAAACAATTTGATGTACCTTTACTACTTCAGAAAGATCCTGAATGGCGTAATATCAAATATGGCAATGAATATTACGAACCTTTAGGGGATGCTGGTTGTGCTATATTAACTTTAGCCATGCTCGAAAGTTACTTTTCAAACAAAATAATCTTGCCGACTGATATTCTAGCCTGGAGTAAAGGGGATTATTATGTCAATAATGAAGGAACATCCTGGCTAATATTTGGTGATTTTGCTGAGGCATTTGATTATCAATTTATGAATTATGGCGGCAACTTTTATGAAGCCATGAAAGGTTTAGATAAAGGGGAGTTGATTGTTGCCTCTGTTGAACCAGGTTTTTTTACAGATATTGGGCATATTCTCTTAATTCGCGGCTACAATAATGGTAAAGTTTATGTCAATGATCCGAATGATGATTTGACTAAGATGTATAGCATTCAAGGGCTTGATGAATCGATTTTCCTTGACGAAGGCGTTAATTATTGGGGATTTACAAAATAAAAAAGAGCCAAGGAAATTTGGCTCTTTTTTATGGGTTAAATTCAGGTTGATCTGCCCTAAAAGATAAACTCGAAAATTTATTATACTCTTTCTTGAATAGTAAATTTACTGTATCTCTCGCACCACTTCTATTCTTGGCCAAAATAACTTCAACCGTATTATCAGGCATGTCGTCTTGATAAGCGTTCTGCTCTTCATCATCTTCTTTCTGATGGTAGTCTTCACGGTATAAAAAGGCAACAATATCCGCATCTTGTTCAATAGAACCTGATTCCCGAATGTCACTTAACATAGGTCTTTTATTTTGGCGATGCTCTAAACCTCTAGATAATTGCGAGAGAGCAATAACAGGAACCCCAAGTTCCTTAGCTAATTTCTTTAATTGACGGGAAATTTCTGATACTTCTTGTTGTCGGTTCTCTTTTCCAGTCCCTTCAATTAGCTGCAAGTAATCAATTACAATCAATCCCAAGTCAGGATTTTCTTGCTTAAGTCTTCGGCATTTAGCTCGGATTTCTGAAACTTTAATTCCTGCGGTATCATCAATAAAAATCGGTGCATCTTTTAATACGTCTGTTGCCACCATTAAGCTTTCCCACTCGTCTTGCGTCAATTGACCAGTTCTTAAATTGGTAGCATTTATATTGCCCTCTGCACAGATCATCCGATTTACGAGATCAACAGACCCCATTTCCAGGGAAAATACCACTACGGGAATTTTCGATTTTGTAGCTACATTCTGAGCAATATTTAGAGCAAAGGCTGTCTTACCGACTGCAGGCCTTGCAGCAATAATTATTAATTGATCGGGACGAAAACCCGTGGTTAATTTATCAAGCTCTATATAGCCACTCGGCAAACCTACTATATCTTGCTTTCTTTCAGATAATTCGACAATTCGCTCAAATGCTTCCCCGATTAACTCACGCATTGCTCTCGGTCTCGTGCTTTGACTATCATCACCGATAGATAAAATCAACTTTTCACTTTGATCAATAATATTTAAGACTTCATCGCTTTCCTCGTAGGCTAATTGACTAATCGTCTGACTCGCCGAGATAAGTCTTCTCAAAGTAGCCTTATCTCGGACAATATGAGCATAATCTTCGATGTTAGCTGCTGTCGGTGTAAATTCTGCTAAATCAAGTAAATATTCATTACCCCCAACGTTCTCTAATTGGTCATAAGAATCTAATTGATTATATAAAGTTACTAAATCAATGGAACCATTATTATCAAAAATAGTCGCCATCGCAGCAAAAATAAGCTGGTGACTTCTTTTATAGAAATCTTCTTCCTCTATTATAGCTGTGACTGTCCCCATCTTGATTGGATCTAACAGCAAAGCACCTAGAACAGATTTCTCAGCCTCTTCACTATAAGGTAAGACACGATCAAATGCTTGTTCCAATTGCTCACCTTCCTTTACATTTCACTATGTTAGCTCATCTAATATAGCATAAAAACGAAGATTTTGATAATAAAGAATTGGCTAAAATGTTTCATGTGAAACATTTTAGCCAATTCTATTACTCGCCGATTACATTAACTTTAATCGCCGCTTGAACATCTGGATGGAGTTTAATCGGTACCTCGTAATTTCCTACAGCTGATAAATTTTCTTTTAATTGTATTTTTCTACGGTCTACTTGAATATCATACTGGTCTTCTAGTTCATCGGCAATTTGCTTAGGCGTAATTGCACCAAAGAGACGACCATCTTCGCCAAGTTTCACTTTAATTTCTACAATAACATTTTCTTTTTCAATAGCTGCTTTAGTCTCTTTTGATTCTTCCAAATGTTCAGCAGCCATACGTGCTTCAGCTTTCTTTTTCGATTTTAATTGGTTTAGAGCAGCAGCGCTAGCTTCTTTAGCTAGGCCATTTTTAATTAAATAATTTCTTCCGTAACCATCTGAAACCTCAATAACATCACCTTTTTTTCCTTGTTTCTTAACGTCTTGTAATAGAATAACTTTCATAATTCTCCTCCTTATATCGCTTCAATAACTTCAATTAATTGTTGGTATGCTTCTTGGACAGATACATCGTAAATTTGAGTTGCCGCATTATTAAGATGACCTCCACCGCCAAGTTTTTCCATAATGGTCTGAACATTGATTTTTCCTAAGCTTCTTGCACTTATATTAACTTGTCCCTTATCTCTTCGATAAATGACGAAGGATGCTTCTACACCGATAATATCTAACATCATATCAGCTGTCTGCGATGGAATAATATTACTATAAATATCATTATCTTCCGCAACCGTAATAGCAGTGCCGTCTTCACGAATCTCCATCTGTTCAAGCAATTGATTCTTTTGAATAATAGATGCGTAATCTTCTTTTAAGATACGTTGAATATCATTTGTATTAGCTCCTCGTGATTTCAAATAACTGGCTGCATCAAAGGTTCGTGAACCTGTCCGGGAAGCAAAATTATTTGTATCAACAATAATTCCTGCCAACAAGGCCGTAGCCTCAAACTTACTTAGTGACTCTTCAGTATTCTGTTGATTCATGAAGAATTCCGTTATCATTTCAGATGCAGAAGAAGCATAAGGTTCAATATAGGTTAGAACAACTCTTTCTGGAAAGTCTTCACTGCGTCGATGATGATCGATAATAACAGTATCACATAGATTCAACAAGCTTTCTGCTTCGCTTAGAGACGGTCGATGATGATCTACCAATATAAGCAGAGTAGAAGCATTTACTAAAGTACTAGCTTCTTCAGGACTAATAAAAACATCTTGCATTTTTGTAGGGTTCTGTAAACTTAATAATTGAGTGATATCTTTATTCAATTTATTCTCGTTTAAGATAATATAGGCTTGTTTATTCAGTTGTTGAGTTAGCTTATAAACGCCTAAAGCAGAGCCTATTGAATCCATATCCGGAGACTTATGACCTGAAATAAGGATAACTTCGCTTTGTTGGATTGATGTTTGTAAAGCTTGGAAAACCAATTTAGCTCTTACATTAGTCCTTTTTTCACTTGGGTTTGTGTTGCCACCATAAAATCTAGCCGGACCGTCATTGGCCTTAATGACTGTCTGATCGCCACCTCTTCCTAAAGCTAACTCAAGATTTAATTGTGCTTGTTTACTTAACTCTAAGACACTATAATCATCCTCATTGGAATACGCGATACCTATACTTGCAGAAAGAGGTATGTTTCTAGCGTAAAAGTACTCTCTCAACTCATTAAAATATTGGAATTTTTCTTCTTCGAGTCGATTTAAAGATTCCTTATTCATGAGTAGAATAAAGCGTTCTTCATCTATCCGTTTAATATAAATCCCGTGTCCATTAGACCAGGCGTTTAGACGATGAATTAAATCTGCATCAATTGATGCTGCCTGATTATCATCAAGAGAATCTTGAACTTCATCATAATCATCTAGAATCAGAAAGCCGAATACAATTCGATCAAATTGACGCTGTTGCAGAATATCAGCTTCCTCACTAACGTCCATCATATATATCGCATGAACTTCTTTCTGGTGAATGACCTTAAAGGTGCATTCACCCAGGCTAACTAATTGCCATTGTTCATCACAGGATAGTTTAAGAATTTCGCTGAATATGGGATTCAATTCATCCAGACGATTACCTAAGAGATCTTCTTCGGCAAAGAAACTTTGCATAGACGGATTTAACCAACGTACTCTTAAATTATCACTATAAATAATAATACCAATAGGTGAACGAAATAGAGCATTTTCTTGAGAGTCTTTAATGTCTTTCGATAAGTCACTGGCAAGAATATTTAGATTACTTAAAATTTTATCAACATTTAAAATTATAAAAACAACTGATAGAATCAGGAGTATAAGTAACAAAACTCCAATTTGCCAAAAACGTAGTAAAGCGAATAGCATGATAAGAATATAGCTAACAACGATGATATATAATTGCCAGCGAAAATCTAAAGACTGTAATATCAGTACAAATCGCTTCAGTTTATCCTTGGAGGGCATAATTCACCTCTCTTTCTAACTTCATCCTATTTTATCATATTCATAACATTTATGCATCGTTAGAAATGTTTCACATGGAACAAAATAAAGTGGACATCCTCTCGGATGCCCACTTTACTATATTAATCTTGGACTGTAAATGGTAATAATGCCATGATACGAGCACGTTTAACAGTTGAAGTCAATGTGCGTTGGTGTTTCGCACATGTTCCTGTTACACGGCGTGGCAAGATTTTACCTTTTTCAGATATAAAGCGTTGTAAAAGTTCTGTATCTTTATAATCTGGTTGATCGATATGGTTAGCACAGAAGTGACATACGCGTCTTCTGCGTCTTCCTCCACGACGTTGAGCCATAAGTTATTCCTCCTTAATAGATTTTAAAACGGCAAGTCATCTTCTGAGATGTCGATTGGATGACCATCTTCCATAAAAGGATTACTTGATGGACTTGCATTAAAAGAATTTTGTTGTTGTGGTTCGTTATATGAAGGCTGTTGTGGCGAAGCAGTGTAATTACTCTGTGATGCGCCGTATTGATTCGAATCATATGAATTATTAGATTCCTTCGGTCTTTGTTCAGTAACTGACTTAGGCTCTAATAAATGAAACTGATCAACAACAACTTCCGTTACATAAACTCGTTGCCCTTGCTGATTTTCATAATTACGCGTCTGAATTCGGCCTTCAATCCCAACTTGTGAACCTTTACGGGTAAAGTTCGCGAAGTTCTCAGCTTGTTTGCGCCAAATAACGCAGTTAATGAAGTCAGCTTCACGTTCACCTTGTTGATTCGTAAAATTGCGATTTACTGCAATGGTAAATGTTCCCACGGCAACCCCAGACGACGTAAAACGTAAATCAACTTCTCGAGTTAAACGACCGACTAACTGGACTGTGTTCAATTTTACTCCTCCTTAAATGTTTCACGTGAAACAAATTAATCATCTAAGCGAACAACCATGTGACGTAAAATATCACGATTGATTCGAGCAAGACGATCAAATTCATCAATTGCAACGGAATCGTCTGCATTGACGTTTACAAGATGGTAAATACCTTCTTTGTAATCCTCAATTTCATAAGCAAGACGACGTTTAGCCCAATCTTTAGATTCAACGATTTCAGATCCGTTATCAGTAATAATCGCATCGAAACGTTCAACTAATTCTTTCTTATCGTCTTCATTTAAATCAGGACGAATAATATATAGAATTTCGTATTTGCGGCTCATTCTTGCACCTCCTTTTGGTCTAATTGGCTCTTTCCAGAGCAAGGAGAGTATATTCATACTCACGGTAAAATATTATAGCTTTTTTTATTCATCTAAGCAAGTTAAATTTTATTAAGAAACTTTTTTTAGATTGGAATTAAATAGAATCAAAGTAAAAATCACTAAGGAAATATATTTGAGCATATTCTTACACCTTCTGTAATTCACAATAATTAAGAGACTGTATCTTCATTCTCTGTTTCATCTGATATGTCATTCGTTCCGTCCGTTTCGTCACTTGAGACAATTAGGGTAATGGAACTTACATTTGCGCCTTCGTCTAGGCGAATAACACGTACACCTTGAGTTGCTCTTGATGTTTGGGAAACATTGTCGGTCTTTAAGCGAATGGCTACTCCTTCATCTGTCATAATCATGAGATCTTCTGTGCCATCTATCGCGACAATTCCCGCAAGTTTTCCGTTCTTATCCGTAACATTAACAGTGCGAACTCCCACACCACCTCGATTTTTAGGGGTATATGCTTCAGCAGGAGTCCGTTTACCGTAGCCTTTCTCTGTCACAATCAGAACTTCTTGATCCCTTGTTAACGTCGCGGCTCCCACGACATAATCATTTTCTTTAA
This region of Suicoccus acidiformans genomic DNA includes:
- a CDS encoding C39 family peptidase, with translation MKQQNKNILSATITLAIALLSIFLIFAVLRSNQSENEIQQSDSKTLLQTEPPPSESRQQITGLTSEEEEQIHHKMRNFSLNNPESIHTLQSLIQPYADDLLANQASVLNTLDIYNINEEDVSQHILPDYPAQYMNLSPKQFDVPLLLQKDPEWRNIKYGNEYYEPLGDAGCAILTLAMLESYFSNKIILPTDILAWSKGDYYVNNEGTSWLIFGDFAEAFDYQFMNYGGNFYEAMKGLDKGELIVASVEPGFFTDIGHILLIRGYNNGKVYVNDPNDDLTKMYSIQGLDESIFLDEGVNYWGFTK
- the dnaB gene encoding replicative DNA helicase; this translates as MEQAFDRVLPYSEEAEKSVLGALLLDPIKMGTVTAIIEEEDFYKRSHQLIFAAMATIFDNNGSIDLVTLYNQLDSYDQLENVGGNEYLLDLAEFTPTAANIEDYAHIVRDKATLRRLISASQTISQLAYEESDEVLNIIDQSEKLILSIGDDSQSTRPRAMRELIGEAFERIVELSERKQDIVGLPSGYIELDKLTTGFRPDQLIIIAARPAVGKTAFALNIAQNVATKSKIPVVVFSLEMGSVDLVNRMICAEGNINATNLRTGQLTQDEWESLMVATDVLKDAPIFIDDTAGIKVSEIRAKCRRLKQENPDLGLIVIDYLQLIEGTGKENRQQEVSEISRQLKKLAKELGVPVIALSQLSRGLEHRQNKRPMLSDIRESGSIEQDADIVAFLYREDYHQKEDDEEQNAYQDDMPDNTVEVILAKNRSGARDTVNLLFKKEYNKFSSLSFRADQPEFNP
- the rplI gene encoding 50S ribosomal protein L9, which codes for MKVILLQDVKKQGKKGDVIEVSDGYGRNYLIKNGLAKEASAAALNQLKSKKKAEARMAAEHLEESKETKAAIEKENVIVEIKVKLGEDGRLFGAITPKQIADELEDQYDIQVDRRKIQLKENLSAVGNYEVPIKLHPDVQAAIKVNVIGE
- a CDS encoding DHH family phosphoesterase; amino-acid sequence: MPSKDKLKRFVLILQSLDFRWQLYIIVVSYILIMLFALLRFWQIGVLLLILLILSVVFIILNVDKILSNLNILASDLSKDIKDSQENALFRSPIGIIIYSDNLRVRWLNPSMQSFFAEEDLLGNRLDELNPIFSEILKLSCDEQWQLVSLGECTFKVIHQKEVHAIYMMDVSEEADILQQRQFDRIVFGFLILDDYDEVQDSLDDNQAASIDADLIHRLNAWSNGHGIYIKRIDEERFILLMNKESLNRLEEEKFQYFNELREYFYARNIPLSASIGIAYSNEDDYSVLELSKQAQLNLELALGRGGDQTVIKANDGPARFYGGNTNPSEKRTNVRAKLVFQALQTSIQQSEVILISGHKSPDMDSIGSALGVYKLTQQLNKQAYIILNENKLNKDITQLLSLQNPTKMQDVFISPEEASTLVNASTLLILVDHHRPSLSEAESLLNLCDTVIIDHHRRSEDFPERVVLTYIEPYASSASEMITEFFMNQQNTEESLSKFEATALLAGIIVDTNNFASRTGSRTFDAASYLKSRGANTNDIQRILKEDYASIIQKNQLLEQMEIREDGTAITVAEDNDIYSNIIPSQTADMMLDIIGVEASFVIYRRDKGQVNISARSLGKINVQTIMEKLGGGGHLNNAATQIYDVSVQEAYQQLIEVIEAI
- the rpsR gene encoding 30S ribosomal protein S18; translation: MAQRRGGRRRRRVCHFCANHIDQPDYKDTELLQRFISEKGKILPRRVTGTCAKHQRTLTSTVKRARIMALLPFTVQD
- the ssb gene encoding single-stranded DNA-binding protein, translating into MNTVQLVGRLTREVDLRFTSSGVAVGTFTIAVNRNFTNQQGEREADFINCVIWRKQAENFANFTRKGSQVGIEGRIQTRNYENQQGQRVYVTEVVVDQFHLLEPKSVTEQRPKESNNSYDSNQYGASQSNYTASPQQPSYNEPQQQNSFNASPSSNPFMEDGHPIDISEDDLPF